One genomic segment of Alphaproteobacteria bacterium HT1-32 includes these proteins:
- a CDS encoding EamA family transporter, with amino-acid sequence MTLPHLILILSINVIWGMMYVAGKLGVDQFEPLFFTGLRFALLTVCLLPFLRIVPGRMKRLLTFCLVMGVLHYTFIYYAIDHAENVGSIAILSKLSVPFSVILAIIFFGEHVGPWRVAGIGTAFMGVLVIGFDPVVFNNLDSVIMVLAAALMFSIAALIVKSLKDVNVFTINAWISAVSFGPLLGLSFLFEEGQINSLVTADWFDWSMLVYSAVLVSIFGHGGVYYLLQRYPVSLITPWLLLVPIIGVAGGILFLGDEMTWRLGIGGILTISGIAIVSLREAQKKAI; translated from the coding sequence GTGACCCTTCCCCATCTCATCCTCATCCTCTCTATCAACGTGATCTGGGGCATGATGTATGTCGCGGGAAAACTGGGGGTCGATCAGTTTGAACCGCTGTTCTTCACCGGCCTGCGATTTGCCCTGCTGACTGTCTGCCTGCTGCCGTTCCTGCGTATCGTCCCCGGTCGCATGAAACGCCTGCTGACCTTCTGCCTTGTCATGGGCGTGCTGCATTACACTTTCATCTACTACGCCATCGACCATGCAGAGAATGTCGGCTCCATCGCCATCCTGTCGAAGCTGTCGGTCCCCTTCTCGGTCATTCTCGCGATCATCTTCTTTGGCGAGCATGTCGGGCCCTGGCGGGTTGCCGGTATCGGCACCGCCTTCATGGGGGTGCTGGTCATCGGCTTTGATCCGGTTGTGTTCAATAATCTGGATTCCGTTATCATGGTGCTGGCGGCAGCCCTGATGTTTTCCATCGCTGCCCTGATCGTCAAATCACTGAAAGACGTCAATGTCTTCACCATCAATGCCTGGATATCCGCAGTCTCTTTCGGGCCCTTGCTGGGCCTGTCCTTCCTGTTTGAAGAAGGTCAGATCAACTCACTGGTAACAGCGGACTGGTTCGACTGGTCCATGCTGGTCTATTCCGCCGTACTGGTATCCATCTTCGGGCATGGCGGGGTTTATTACCTGCTGCAACGCTATCCCGTTTCACTGATCACACCCTGGCTTTTACTGGTGCCGATCATCGGTGTTGCCGGCGGCATTCTGTTCCTCGGCGATGAAATGACCTGGCGGCTCGGGATTGGTGGCATCCTCACCATCAGCGGCATTGCCATTGTCTCGCTCCGGGAAGCGCAGAAAAAAGCCATTTAA
- the pnp gene encoding polyribonucleotide nucleotidyltransferase translates to MFTIHRKELDWGGRKLVLETGKIARQADGAVMVTYGDTKVLCTAVGAKKPKPGIDFFPLTINYQEKTFAAGKIPGGFFKREGRPTEKETLTSRLIDRPIRPLFVDGFRNETQVVCTVLAHDLDNNPDIAAMVGASAALTISGIPFMGPLGAARVGYADGEYMLNPTASDLEKSELDLVVAGTQDGVLMVESEAKELSEEVMLGAVMFGHRGFQPVIDAIIDLAEACAKDPWPLAEQPADYDAVKKRVGELAEAGLRDAYAIKAKQERQDAIAAVRQSTIDTVVEEGFDEGLTGAMFKKLEKDVVRGDIIKTKSRIDGRDLETVRPIVSEVGILPRAHGSALFTRGETQALVVATLGTGQDEQIIDALEGEYREHFMLHYNFPPYSVGEAGRMGSPGRREIGHGKLAWRAIHPLLPSKEAFPYTLRVVSEITESNGSSSMATVCGTSLSLMDAGVPLARPVAGIAMGLIKEGDDFAVLSDILGDEDHLGDMDFKVAGTEAGVTALQMDIKITSINEEIMQIALGQAKGGRLHILGEMAKALTNSREGVSDNAPRITVIHVAKDKIREIIGPGGKMIREICEVSGAKVDIDDDGTVKVAAVDNDAAQKAVDMIMAISAEPEVGTIYRGKVVKCVDFGAFVNFLGPRDGLVHISEMRPERVKAVSDVVSEGQEVWVKCIGLDDRGKVKLSMKVVDQETGKEIAGEAED, encoded by the coding sequence ATGTTTACAATTCATCGTAAGGAACTCGACTGGGGCGGCCGCAAGCTCGTCCTTGAGACGGGCAAGATTGCCCGCCAGGCCGATGGCGCCGTCATGGTGACCTATGGCGATACGAAGGTTCTCTGCACCGCAGTCGGCGCAAAGAAGCCGAAACCGGGAATCGATTTCTTCCCGCTGACCATCAATTATCAGGAAAAGACCTTCGCCGCCGGTAAAATCCCCGGCGGTTTTTTCAAACGTGAAGGTCGTCCGACGGAAAAAGAAACCCTCACATCCCGCCTGATCGACAGACCGATCCGGCCGCTGTTTGTTGACGGTTTCCGTAACGAAACACAGGTTGTCTGCACCGTGCTGGCCCATGACCTGGATAACAATCCGGACATCGCTGCCATGGTTGGCGCTTCGGCTGCCCTGACAATTTCCGGTATTCCCTTCATGGGTCCGCTTGGCGCGGCACGTGTCGGTTATGCCGATGGCGAATACATGCTGAACCCGACAGCTTCCGATCTGGAAAAGTCCGAGCTCGACCTCGTCGTTGCCGGTACCCAGGACGGTGTGCTGATGGTTGAATCCGAAGCGAAAGAGCTGTCGGAAGAAGTCATGCTGGGTGCGGTGATGTTTGGTCATCGTGGTTTCCAGCCGGTCATCGACGCGATCATCGATCTCGCCGAAGCCTGTGCCAAAGACCCGTGGCCGCTGGCTGAACAGCCTGCCGATTACGACGCGGTCAAGAAGCGCGTTGGCGAACTGGCCGAAGCCGGCCTGCGTGATGCCTATGCCATCAAGGCGAAGCAGGAACGTCAGGACGCGATTGCCGCTGTTCGTCAGAGCACCATCGACACGGTTGTCGAGGAAGGCTTCGACGAAGGCCTCACCGGCGCGATGTTCAAGAAGCTCGAAAAAGACGTGGTTCGTGGCGATATCATCAAGACCAAAAGCCGCATTGACGGCCGCGATCTTGAAACCGTTCGCCCGATCGTTTCCGAAGTCGGCATTCTGCCGCGTGCCCATGGTTCCGCCCTGTTTACCCGCGGCGAAACCCAGGCCCTGGTTGTTGCCACCCTCGGCACCGGTCAGGACGAGCAGATCATTGATGCGCTTGAAGGCGAATATCGCGAGCATTTCATGCTGCACTATAACTTCCCGCCTTACTCGGTCGGCGAAGCCGGTCGCATGGGATCGCCGGGACGTCGCGAAATCGGCCACGGCAAGCTTGCCTGGCGGGCCATTCACCCGCTGCTGCCGTCGAAGGAAGCCTTCCCGTATACGCTCCGGGTTGTCTCCGAAATCACTGAATCCAACGGCTCGTCTTCAATGGCGACTGTCTGCGGCACCTCGCTGTCGCTGATGGATGCCGGTGTGCCTCTGGCACGTCCGGTGGCCGGTATCGCCATGGGTCTCATTAAGGAAGGCGACGACTTCGCCGTTCTGTCCGACATTCTTGGTGATGAAGATCATCTCGGCGACATGGACTTCAAGGTTGCGGGTACCGAAGCCGGTGTTACCGCCCTGCAGATGGATATCAAGATCACTTCGATCAACGAAGAAATTATGCAGATCGCACTCGGTCAGGCAAAGGGTGGGCGTCTGCACATCCTCGGCGAAATGGCCAAGGCACTTACCAACTCCCGTGAGGGCGTCTCGGACAATGCACCGCGGATCACCGTGATCCATGTTGCGAAAGACAAGATTCGCGAAATCATCGGCCCGGGTGGCAAGATGATCCGTGAAATCTGTGAAGTGTCCGGTGCGAAGGTTGATATTGATGATGATGGCACCGTCAAGGTTGCTGCTGTTGACAATGATGCCGCACAGAAAGCCGTTGATATGATCATGGCGATTTCCGCTGAGCCGGAAGTTGGTACGATCTACCGTGGCAAGGTCGTGAAATGTGTCGATTTCGGCGCCTTCGTGAACTTCCTCGGTCCGCGTGACGGCCTCGTCCACATCTCTGAAATGCGCCCGGAACGGGTCAAGGCAGTCAGTGACGTGGTGTCCGAAGGTCAGGAAGTCTGGGTCAAGTGCATCGGCCTGGATGATCGCGGCAAGGTTAAGCTGTCGATGAAGGTCGTCGATCAGGAAACCGGCAAGGAAATTGCCGGGGAAGCTGAAGACTGA
- a CDS encoding EamA family transporter — MAICAIWGGNFVVTKLGLVHFPPVFFSFLRFAVLILVLFPFLKIIPGRMRRLLLFAFTLGVLHYSTILLAISWTGNTASLAIINQIHVPFSVILAVVILREQVGWKRWFGIGLAFSGVMVMGFDPEVLKYPDALIMMIVTSFILSCANVMARGLADISPMTINAWVSLVALGPLLGLSAILETGQVAALTGSGPWQWAAIAYTALLVTLVGHGSFYYLLRHYGVAQVTPWFLLLPFFAVALGVAILGDVLTLRILAGGGILLAGVAVITFRSAKKGAVHALPKAQ, encoded by the coding sequence TTGGCTATCTGCGCGATCTGGGGCGGAAATTTTGTCGTAACGAAGCTGGGGCTGGTCCATTTTCCACCAGTTTTCTTTTCGTTCCTGCGGTTTGCCGTCCTGATACTGGTGCTGTTTCCCTTTCTGAAAATCATTCCCGGACGCATGCGCCGGTTACTGCTCTTCGCCTTCACGCTCGGCGTCCTGCATTATTCAACCATCCTGCTGGCGATCAGCTGGACCGGTAACACCGCCTCGCTGGCGATCATCAATCAGATCCATGTGCCGTTTTCGGTCATTCTGGCTGTCGTTATCCTGCGTGAACAGGTCGGCTGGAAACGCTGGTTTGGTATCGGCCTCGCCTTTTCCGGCGTGATGGTCATGGGTTTCGATCCGGAAGTCCTGAAATACCCGGACGCCCTGATCATGATGATCGTGACATCCTTCATTCTGTCCTGCGCCAATGTCATGGCCCGCGGGCTTGCCGACATCAGCCCGATGACCATCAATGCCTGGGTCAGTCTGGTTGCTCTGGGTCCGTTGCTGGGGCTGAGCGCCATACTGGAGACAGGACAGGTGGCCGCCCTCACCGGTTCCGGGCCCTGGCAATGGGCTGCGATTGCCTATACCGCCCTTCTGGTCACCCTCGTCGGACATGGCTCGTTCTATTATCTGCTGCGCCATTACGGTGTCGCACAGGTCACACCCTGGTTTCTGCTGCTGCCGTTCTTTGCGGTCGCACTTGGCGTTGCCATTCTGGGTGATGTGCTGACCCTGCGTATTCTGGCCGGCGGCGGCATCCTTCTGGCGGGAGTCGCGGTCATCACCTTCAGATCGGCAAAAAAGGGCGCTGTCCACGCGCTGCCGAAAGCGCAATAA
- the truB gene encoding tRNA pseudouridine(55) synthase TruB — MGRKKSGLPIHGWIIIDKPLGVTSTQTVGRIRRLTNAAKVGHAGTLDPLATGLLPIALGEATKTISIVMDGTKSYRFTLCFGEERTTDDAEGEVSARSDVRPSDSEIEAVLSQFTGEIEQVPPIYSAIKIDGKRAYDLARANEDVEMKSRIVRIDEVRLAERPDADHASFDVTCGKGAYMRALARDIARALGSAGYVSALRRTAVGGFTIEDAIPLEKLEELDHIPAASEHLLPVKTALDDIPALALTDEEARRMRCGQAVSWLKVAGRSNLGPIGPDVVCCAITGDVPVALARVEGGNVLPVRVLNL; from the coding sequence ATGGGGCGTAAGAAAAGCGGCCTGCCGATCCATGGCTGGATTATCATCGACAAGCCGCTTGGCGTCACATCGACCCAGACGGTTGGCCGGATCCGCCGGCTGACCAACGCCGCGAAGGTTGGCCATGCCGGAACCCTGGACCCGCTGGCGACAGGTCTGCTGCCCATCGCGCTGGGTGAGGCGACCAAGACCATTTCCATCGTCATGGACGGAACAAAATCCTATCGTTTCACCCTTTGCTTTGGTGAGGAACGGACCACGGACGATGCTGAGGGAGAGGTTTCTGCCCGCTCTGACGTGCGGCCTTCAGACAGTGAAATTGAAGCGGTATTGTCGCAGTTTACCGGGGAAATAGAGCAGGTTCCGCCGATTTATTCGGCGATCAAGATTGACGGAAAACGCGCCTATGATCTGGCGCGGGCGAATGAAGATGTCGAGATGAAATCGCGGATTGTCCGGATTGATGAGGTTCGGCTGGCGGAGCGTCCTGACGCGGATCATGCCTCCTTTGATGTGACCTGTGGCAAGGGTGCCTATATGCGGGCGCTGGCCCGTGATATTGCCCGTGCGCTTGGGTCAGCCGGATATGTGTCTGCGCTGCGGCGGACGGCGGTTGGCGGATTTACGATAGAAGACGCAATTCCGCTGGAAAAACTTGAAGAACTCGACCATATTCCCGCCGCAAGCGAGCACTTGCTCCCGGTCAAGACCGCGCTGGACGACATCCCGGCTCTGGCCCTGACTGACGAGGAAGCCCGACGAATGCGTTGTGGTCAGGCAGTGTCCTGGCTCAAGGTTGCCGGCAGATCCAACCTGGGACCGATTGGTCCTGATGTGGTTTGTTGTGCAATTACCGGCGATGTACCGGTGGCATTGGCCCGGGTTGAAGGCGGAAACGTCCTTCCGGTGCGCGTGTTGAACCTCTAG
- a CDS encoding Rrf2 family transcriptional regulator, producing the protein MLKLSRKMLYAIESMVDIAYHSGGQPVQSKEITRRQGIPSRYLEQTLQQLVRDEILIGMRGPRGGYRLARERRRITLGDIVRSVAAIETAEDPIESPTASEIAKNVVRPLWQGRQQSLMAELDAITVEELCINAHKSGIHSEARERLDYTI; encoded by the coding sequence ATGCTGAAGCTTTCCCGGAAAATGCTGTACGCCATCGAATCCATGGTTGATATCGCCTACCATTCGGGCGGCCAGCCGGTACAGTCGAAGGAAATCACACGGCGACAGGGCATCCCCAGCCGCTATCTGGAACAGACCCTGCAACAGCTGGTCCGTGACGAGATTCTGATCGGCATGCGAGGCCCCCGTGGCGGCTATCGGCTGGCCCGCGAACGCCGTCGCATCACACTCGGTGATATCGTCCGGTCCGTTGCCGCCATCGAAACCGCCGAAGATCCCATCGAATCCCCCACCGCGTCAGAGATCGCAAAGAATGTCGTCCGCCCACTCTGGCAGGGCCGTCAGCAATCGCTGATGGCGGAACTCGACGCAATCACCGTCGAGGAACTCTGTATCAACGCACACAAATCGGGCATCCACAGCGAAGCCCGTGAACGTCTCGACTATACCATCTAA
- the cysK gene encoding cysteine synthase A, which produces MSGEFRGKVYDSILDTIGATPLVKLNRIAEEAGAKATVLCKCEFFNPLASVKDRIGFAMIKALEDAGKIGPNTTIVEPTSGNTGIALAFVCASRGYRLILTMPESMSVERRKMLAFLGAELELTPAEKGMKGAIARAEELVSEIGDAVIPQQFQNPANPAIHDVTSAEEIWADTGGNVDVIISGVGTGGTITGIGRTLKPRKAGLKMIAVEPEDSPVLSGGPPGPHKIQGIGAGFIPDILDRDLIDEVLVIANETAFATARKAARLEGLPVGISSGAAISAGLEVACRDDMAGKTIVVIVPSFAERYLSTALFDGL; this is translated from the coding sequence ATGTCCGGCGAATTCAGAGGCAAAGTCTACGATTCCATTCTCGATACCATCGGCGCAACGCCGCTGGTAAAGCTCAACCGTATCGCAGAGGAAGCTGGCGCAAAGGCGACGGTGCTCTGCAAATGCGAATTCTTCAATCCGCTGGCCTCGGTCAAGGACCGTATCGGCTTTGCCATGATCAAGGCGCTGGAAGATGCCGGCAAGATCGGCCCGAATACGACCATCGTTGAGCCGACTTCCGGCAATACCGGGATCGCGCTGGCCTTTGTCTGCGCCTCGCGCGGGTACCGGCTGATCCTGACCATGCCCGAAAGCATGTCGGTGGAACGGCGCAAGATGCTGGCTTTCCTTGGTGCAGAGCTTGAACTGACACCGGCCGAGAAAGGCATGAAGGGTGCTATCGCACGGGCTGAGGAACTGGTCAGCGAAATCGGCGATGCCGTCATTCCCCAACAGTTCCAGAACCCGGCCAATCCGGCAATTCATGATGTCACCTCGGCAGAGGAAATCTGGGCAGATACCGGTGGCAATGTAGATGTCATCATCTCCGGTGTCGGTACTGGCGGAACCATTACCGGTATCGGCCGGACGCTGAAGCCGCGCAAAGCCGGTCTGAAAATGATCGCTGTAGAACCGGAAGACAGCCCCGTCCTGTCCGGCGGCCCTCCGGGACCGCACAAGATTCAGGGTATCGGTGCCGGGTTCATTCCCGACATTCTGGACCGTGACCTGATTGATGAAGTGCTGGTGATCGCCAACGAAACCGCCTTTGCAACCGCCCGGAAGGCCGCCCGCCTGGAAGGGCTTCCGGTTGGGATTTCCTCCGGGGCGGCTATTTCCGCCGGTCTGGAGGTTGCCTGCCGTGACGATATGGCGGGTAAGACAATCGTCGTGATTGTTCCGTCTTTCGCCGAACGATATCTTTCCACAGCTCTGTTTGACGGACTGTAA
- the rpsO gene encoding 30S ribosomal protein S15, which yields MSITAERKTALISEYAQAEGDTGSPEVQVAILTERITNLTEHLKEHKKDFHSRRGLLILVGQRRRLLDYLKKKSDDRYTSLIKRLGIRR from the coding sequence ATGTCGATTACTGCAGAGCGCAAGACAGCGCTTATCTCCGAGTACGCCCAGGCTGAAGGCGATACCGGTTCTCCCGAGGTACAGGTTGCTATCCTGACCGAACGGATCACGAACCTCACCGAGCATCTCAAGGAACACAAGAAGGACTTCCACTCACGCCGTGGACTTCTGATCCTCGTCGGCCAGCGCCGTCGTCTGCTCGACTATCTCAAGAAGAAAAGCGACGACCGTTACACGTCGCTGATTAAAAGGCTGGGTATTCGCCGCTAA
- the rbfA gene encoding 30S ribosome-binding factor RbfA produces the protein MAKQRNDRAPNQRQLRVGELIRHTLAQILEGGELHQPVLQQTPVTITEVRVSPDLRNATVFATPLGGGDPTPMLEALQRAKPYLRRRIAAIVKLRTAPNLSFKADESFDNADYMNNLLRQPDVIRDLGKDDDEDDDNGA, from the coding sequence ATGGCCAAACAACGTAATGACCGTGCGCCGAATCAGCGTCAGCTTCGTGTCGGAGAACTGATCCGTCACACGCTGGCGCAAATTCTTGAAGGCGGCGAACTGCATCAGCCCGTGCTGCAACAGACACCGGTGACCATCACCGAGGTCCGGGTCAGCCCGGATCTGCGAAATGCGACGGTTTTCGCAACGCCGCTTGGCGGCGGTGATCCGACACCCATGCTGGAGGCCCTGCAGCGGGCCAAGCCTTATCTGCGCCGGCGCATTGCTGCGATCGTCAAGCTGCGGACCGCACCGAATCTCAGCTTCAAGGCTGACGAAAGCTTCGATAATGCGGATTACATGAATAATCTGCTGCGCCAGCCCGACGTTATCCGGGATCTCGGCAAGGATGACGACGAGGACGATGATAATGGGGCGTAA
- a CDS encoding aminotransferase class V-fold PLP-dependent enzyme: MMDIERLRRDTPGTGHVLHFNNAGAALMPQPVLDAVNTHFQREALTGGYEAAGEAAAQHAAVYSSIATLIGAQASEIALVENATVAWQLAFYAFAFQPGDRIITAQAEYAANYVAYLQVARKYGVKIDVVPNDESGALSVEALAGMISKRTKLISITHVPTNGGLVNPAEEIGKLAKAAGIPYLLDACQAVGQLPIDVDRIGCDILTATSRKYLRGPRGAGFLYVRDSLLQTLEPPMLDHHAAPWVAAGEYRVRPDARRFENWENNIAGQLGLGAAVDYTLALGQDAIWERIQHLATRLRQRLGDITGVTIRDLGPNPCGIVTFTLDGTDLPKLKTDLRAEQINITVSDAASTRLDMEARGLAKLGRASVHCYNTEDEIEQFCTAVDRLK, encoded by the coding sequence ATCATGGATATCGAACGCCTGCGCCGGGACACACCGGGGACCGGACATGTGCTGCACTTCAACAATGCCGGTGCCGCCCTGATGCCGCAGCCGGTGCTGGATGCCGTGAACACTCATTTCCAGCGTGAAGCCCTGACCGGCGGGTATGAGGCAGCGGGCGAAGCTGCCGCACAGCATGCTGCTGTCTACTCCTCCATCGCCACGCTGATCGGCGCTCAGGCCAGTGAGATCGCGCTGGTGGAGAATGCGACCGTTGCCTGGCAACTGGCCTTCTATGCCTTCGCCTTCCAGCCCGGCGACCGTATCATCACGGCACAGGCGGAATATGCGGCAAACTATGTCGCCTATCTGCAGGTTGCCCGTAAATATGGCGTCAAAATCGACGTCGTCCCGAACGATGAAAGCGGCGCCCTGTCTGTCGAGGCGCTGGCCGGGATGATAAGCAAACGCACGAAACTGATCAGCATTACCCATGTGCCGACCAATGGCGGGCTGGTCAATCCGGCTGAAGAAATCGGCAAGCTGGCAAAGGCTGCCGGTATTCCCTACCTGCTGGATGCCTGTCAGGCCGTCGGTCAGTTACCCATCGATGTTGACCGGATTGGCTGTGACATTCTGACTGCGACCAGCCGGAAATATCTGCGCGGACCGCGCGGTGCGGGCTTCCTGTATGTCCGGGACTCGCTGCTGCAAACGCTGGAACCGCCCATGCTTGACCATCACGCCGCCCCCTGGGTGGCTGCCGGGGAATACCGGGTCCGCCCGGATGCCCGCCGGTTCGAGAACTGGGAGAACAATATTGCCGGTCAGCTGGGGCTTGGTGCCGCCGTCGATTATACGCTGGCGCTGGGGCAGGATGCGATCTGGGAACGCATTCAGCATCTTGCCACCCGGCTGCGCCAGCGGCTTGGGGACATTACCGGCGTGACCATCCGCGACCTCGGCCCGAATCCCTGCGGAATCGTCACCTTCACACTGGATGGCACGGACCTGCCGAAGCTGAAGACAGACCTGCGGGCAGAACAGATCAACATCACCGTCAGTGACGCCGCCTCAACCCGGCTGGACATGGAAGCCCGCGGCCTGGCCAAACTCGGCCGCGCCTCTGTTCACTGCTACAATACGGAAGATGAGATCGAGCAGTTCTGCACCGCTGTGGATCGCCTGAAATAG
- the coaBC gene encoding bifunctional phosphopantothenoylcysteine decarboxylase/phosphopantothenate--cysteine ligase CoaBC yields MSMNGKRILLIISGGIAAYKSLELIRELKRRRYAVRCVLTRGGAQFVTPLSLSALSEDKVYQDIFSLTDEAEMGHIQLSRNADLLVVVPASADILAKMAQGLASDLATTVLLATDKPVMAVPAMNVRMWEHAATQANVATLGSRGVKMLGPVDGDMACGEFGPGRMIEPVQVADAIDAHFTTSQPLAGKRALVTSGPTHEPIDPVRYIANRSSGKQGHAIAAALARLGAETVLVSGPTSLADPAGVKVHHVETASEMLDACRAALPADIAVCAAAVADWRVANRQDEKVKKTDGAAVPALELTPNPDILAELSAPGKQRPPLVIGFAAETENVIDNATAKRARKGCDWILANDVSPATGTFGGDRNSVHLIDAAGVESWPALAKTDVADRLADRIADKLTS; encoded by the coding sequence ATGTCCATGAACGGCAAACGTATCCTGCTCATCATTTCCGGCGGCATTGCCGCCTATAAATCGCTCGAACTTATCCGTGAGCTGAAACGCCGCCGTTATGCGGTCCGGTGTGTGCTGACCAGGGGCGGTGCCCAGTTCGTCACACCGCTGTCCCTGTCCGCCCTGAGCGAAGACAAGGTCTATCAGGATATCTTCTCGCTGACCGATGAAGCCGAGATGGGCCATATCCAGCTTTCCCGCAATGCCGACCTTCTGGTCGTCGTTCCGGCCAGCGCCGATATTCTGGCCAAGATGGCACAGGGTCTGGCCAGCGATCTGGCGACCACCGTGCTGCTGGCCACAGACAAGCCGGTCATGGCGGTGCCTGCGATGAATGTCCGGATGTGGGAACATGCGGCGACACAGGCCAATGTGGCAACCCTCGGCAGCCGTGGTGTAAAAATGCTGGGCCCCGTCGACGGCGATATGGCCTGTGGTGAATTTGGCCCCGGAAGAATGATCGAGCCGGTGCAGGTTGCCGACGCCATTGATGCCCATTTCACGACCAGCCAGCCGCTCGCCGGAAAGCGTGCGCTGGTGACCAGCGGCCCGACCCATGAGCCGATTGATCCCGTGCGCTACATCGCCAACCGGTCTTCCGGCAAGCAGGGGCATGCCATCGCAGCCGCACTGGCACGGCTGGGGGCAGAAACCGTGCTGGTCAGCGGCCCGACCAGTCTGGCCGATCCCGCCGGGGTCAAAGTGCATCATGTAGAGACCGCCAGCGAAATGCTGGATGCCTGCCGGGCGGCCCTGCCCGCAGATATCGCCGTTTGCGCCGCTGCCGTGGCCGACTGGCGTGTCGCCAACCGGCAGGACGAGAAGGTCAAGAAAACCGATGGTGCCGCCGTCCCCGCACTGGAACTGACACCAAACCCGGACATTCTGGCGGAACTGTCAGCGCCCGGTAAGCAACGGCCCCCGCTCGTCATCGGCTTCGCCGCCGAGACCGAAAATGTGATCGACAACGCGACCGCCAAACGGGCGCGCAAGGGATGCGACTGGATCCTGGCCAATGATGTATCCCCCGCAACCGGCACCTTCGGCGGTGACCGCAACAGCGTGCATCTGATTGATGCGGCTGGTGTCGAAAGCTGGCCCGCGCTGGCAAAAACCGATGTCGCCGACCGTCTCGCCGACCGCATTGCCGACAAACTGACCTCATAA
- a CDS encoding dUTP diphosphatase, with protein sequence MTTTTNIRVTRLPHGADLDLPAYATAQSAGMDLLAAISEPKTLQPGGRAIIPTGLAIALEPDFEAQVRPRSGLAAKNGVTVLNSPGTIDADYRGEVGVILINHGDQAFTIERGMRIAQMVIAPVTQARWQEVASLDETARGAGGFGSTGTA encoded by the coding sequence ATGACCACCACGACCAACATTCGCGTTACCCGCCTGCCTCACGGGGCCGATCTCGACCTGCCGGCCTATGCCACGGCACAGTCGGCGGGGATGGACCTGCTGGCCGCCATCAGCGAGCCGAAAACACTGCAACCGGGTGGCCGCGCCATCATCCCCACCGGCCTTGCCATCGCACTGGAGCCGGATTTCGAAGCACAGGTCCGCCCCCGTTCCGGCCTCGCCGCAAAGAATGGTGTGACCGTCCTCAACAGCCCCGGCACCATCGATGCGGATTATCGTGGCGAAGTCGGGGTCATCCTGATCAATCACGGTGATCAGGCTTTCACCATCGAACGCGGCATGCGAATTGCCCAGATGGTCATTGCACCGGTGACACAGGCCCGCTGGCAGGAAGTCGCCAGCCTGGATGAAACCGCACGTGGCGCGGGTGGTTTCGGATCAACAGGAACCGCGTGA
- a CDS encoding LysE family translocator, protein MATEVWLAYVAATTLLLIIPGPTIMLVISYAIAEGRRAALSTVIGVGLGDFAAMTLSLAGLGAIMATSAELFTLLKWIGAAYLVWLGIKLWRAPAILPSSDGSETEGKSGRAMLTHAFLVTLLNPKGIAFFIAFTPQFLDPAAPLLPQLAIMEATFVTLGVANAAAYAWLASSARDRIRRPATLRTINRLGGTVLIGAGLATAAIKRAA, encoded by the coding sequence ATGGCGACTGAAGTCTGGCTGGCCTATGTCGCGGCAACCACCTTGCTGCTCATCATTCCCGGCCCGACAATCATGCTCGTCATCTCCTACGCCATCGCCGAAGGCCGTCGTGCAGCTTTATCGACGGTGATCGGCGTTGGCCTCGGTGATTTTGCCGCCATGACCCTCTCTCTGGCAGGCCTCGGGGCGATTATGGCGACCTCCGCCGAACTGTTCACCCTGCTGAAATGGATCGGTGCCGCCTATCTGGTCTGGCTTGGCATCAAACTCTGGCGTGCCCCTGCCATTCTGCCGTCCTCCGACGGATCGGAAACCGAGGGGAAATCAGGCCGGGCCATGCTGACCCACGCTTTCCTTGTCACCCTGCTGAATCCCAAGGGCATCGCCTTCTTCATTGCCTTTACCCCGCAGTTCCTTGATCCGGCAGCCCCCCTGCTGCCGCAGCTTGCGATTATGGAAGCGACCTTTGTCACCCTCGGCGTCGCCAATGCCGCAGCCTATGCCTGGCTTGCCAGCTCCGCCCGCGACCGGATCCGTCGCCCGGCCACCCTGCGGACCATCAACCGCCTCGGCGGCACCGTCCTGATCGGCGCCGGCCTGGCCACCGCCGCCATCAAACGGGCCGCCTGA